From the genome of Lentilactobacillus buchneri, one region includes:
- a CDS encoding PspC domain-containing protein, with translation MNSHKKLRRSSTNRVISGVLGGISEYLDWNAVLVRILYVVLAFTPGINVVAIIGYIIMMFTIPSDTPGSGSAFDQFKTTLSGGTSNDKSRKVIHNVEEKDVHDDKKRGQ, from the coding sequence ATGAATAGTCATAAAAAATTACGGCGTTCCAGTACCAATCGGGTGATTTCCGGCGTGCTTGGAGGAATTTCCGAGTATCTGGACTGGAACGCTGTCTTGGTTCGAATCTTGTATGTGGTCTTGGCGTTTACGCCCGGGATCAACGTGGTCGCAATTATTGGTTATATCATTATGATGTTCACAATTCCCAGTGATACACCTGGTAGTGGATCGGCCTTTGACCAATTCAAAACCACCTTATCCGGCGGAACTTCTAACGACAAATCCAGAAAAGTCATTCATAACGTCGAAGAAAAAGACGTTCATGATGACAAGAAAAGGGGTCAATAA
- the pstC gene encoding phosphate ABC transporter permease subunit PstC, giving the protein MQNEKLAKQLMKKSKTARYERFGHLLSLSALLLIMAIVLGIIVFVASKGLATFFKDGISVKDFFTGTLWNPGTKTPGGHQAVGALPMIVGSFLVTILAALLSTPFAIGTAVYMTDISPKRGAKILQPVTELLVGIPSVVYGFIGLSVVVPFVRNTFGGSGFGILSGTFVLFVMILPTIVSMTVDSLRGVPKFYRQASLALGATKWQTIWKVVLRAATPGILTAVVFGMARAFGEALAVQMVIGNAALMPQNLTSPASTLTSVLTAGMGNTVMGSLQNDALWSLALVLLVMSLFFNLLVHMIGRKGAFKK; this is encoded by the coding sequence GTGCAAAATGAAAAATTAGCCAAACAACTGATGAAAAAATCTAAAACGGCCCGTTACGAACGATTTGGGCATCTGCTCAGTCTTTCGGCGCTGCTGCTGATTATGGCGATTGTGCTTGGCATTATTGTCTTCGTTGCCAGCAAGGGTCTGGCCACCTTCTTCAAAGATGGTATTTCTGTCAAAGACTTCTTTACCGGTACGTTGTGGAATCCCGGTACCAAGACTCCCGGCGGGCACCAAGCCGTCGGCGCGTTGCCCATGATTGTCGGCTCTTTTCTTGTGACGATTCTGGCTGCTTTACTGTCGACGCCGTTCGCCATCGGGACTGCGGTGTATATGACCGATATTTCTCCTAAACGGGGAGCTAAAATTCTTCAGCCGGTAACCGAATTACTGGTCGGAATTCCCTCGGTTGTCTATGGCTTTATTGGCCTCTCAGTAGTCGTTCCTTTCGTTCGAAATACGTTTGGCGGCAGTGGGTTTGGTATCCTATCCGGGACCTTTGTCCTGTTCGTGATGATTCTACCAACCATTGTATCAATGACTGTCGATTCCCTCAGGGGCGTTCCCAAGTTCTATCGCCAAGCCTCACTGGCCTTGGGTGCTACCAAGTGGCAGACCATTTGGAAAGTCGTCTTAAGAGCCGCCACACCAGGGATTTTGACTGCCGTGGTTTTTGGAATGGCCAGAGCCTTTGGTGAAGCCTTAGCCGTTCAAATGGTGATTGGAAATGCAGCTTTGATGCCGCAAAATTTAACGTCACCGGCTTCCACGTTAACCTCTGTTCTAACCGCCGGCATGGGGAACACCGTCATGGGATCGCTTCAAAATGACGCTCTCTGGTCACTGGCACTGGTTCTGTTAGTCATGTCACTGTTCTTTAATTTATTAGTTCACATGATCGGTCGGAAAGGGGCGTTTAAGAAATGA
- the phoU gene encoding phosphate signaling complex protein PhoU: MGKVFDEEIITLKADFMKLGALVGEAVTNAGQSFVDHDIQKAETVITNDHEINHLQIHIEKRSFEMIALYQPVTGDLREVVGILKAVTDLERAGDHARNVARSVIDIKGKQRIASVEEIIATMSQEVSEQYADSIESYGDADQDKAKRTAQQYDKKIDQLYNDIASPSYQAMAKDPEIVSSAIIYLNVAKDLGRVSDYSTNICEWTVYLATGKIIELN; the protein is encoded by the coding sequence ATGGGGAAAGTTTTTGATGAAGAGATTATTACGTTAAAGGCGGATTTTATGAAATTGGGGGCACTGGTTGGTGAAGCCGTGACCAACGCCGGGCAGTCGTTTGTCGACCATGATATTCAAAAGGCGGAAACGGTGATCACCAACGACCACGAGATTAATCACCTCCAGATTCATATTGAAAAGCGGTCATTTGAAATGATTGCGCTGTATCAGCCGGTCACGGGGGACCTCCGGGAAGTGGTCGGAATTTTAAAAGCCGTCACTGATTTGGAACGAGCCGGTGACCATGCCCGAAACGTCGCTCGATCGGTGATTGATATTAAAGGCAAGCAGCGGATCGCTTCAGTGGAAGAGATCATTGCCACAATGTCTCAAGAAGTCAGCGAGCAGTATGCCGATTCAATTGAGTCCTACGGTGATGCCGATCAGGACAAAGCCAAGCGGACCGCGCAACAGTACGATAAAAAAATTGACCAGCTTTATAACGACATTGCTTCTCCCAGTTACCAAGCGATGGCCAAGGATCCAGAGATTGTCAGTTCAGCGATTATTTATCTAAACGTTGCCAAAGATTTAGGCCGGGTGAGTGATTACAGCACGAATATTTGTGAGTGGACGGTTTATCTGGCAACCGGAAAAATTATTGAATTAAATTAA
- a CDS encoding phosphate ABC transporter substrate-binding protein PstS family protein: MRKRTIVKLLLCVVVIVAGIGAYNARSKTSTNQQSITAVGSTALQPLVEAASEQYSADHAGIFINVQGGGSGTGLSQIESGAVQMGNSDLFAEEKAGINPAGLVDHKIAVVGVAPITNDRVGINNLSTAQLIAIFTGKYTNWKQLGGPDLPITLINRSQGSGTRVTFEQYGLKGHESATAQEQDSSGTVRQIVSSTPGAISYVSFGYFNKSIHPLSVDGIKPTEQNVMDNKWKIWSYEHIYTRGKPTGLTKKFLTYLKNDHIQTTLFNKLGYISVKDMHYQRTWQGKITKGSGE; this comes from the coding sequence ATGCGAAAACGGACGATCGTTAAACTGTTACTGTGTGTGGTGGTAATTGTTGCCGGAATTGGTGCTTACAATGCCCGCAGCAAGACCTCAACCAATCAGCAATCAATCACCGCTGTTGGTTCAACTGCGCTCCAGCCGCTGGTTGAAGCGGCCAGCGAACAATATTCTGCTGATCACGCTGGCATTTTCATTAATGTCCAGGGTGGTGGATCTGGAACCGGGCTGAGTCAAATCGAGTCCGGTGCCGTTCAGATGGGAAATTCGGATTTGTTTGCTGAAGAAAAGGCGGGGATTAATCCCGCCGGCTTGGTCGATCACAAAATTGCTGTTGTGGGAGTCGCTCCGATTACCAATGACCGCGTCGGGATTAACAACCTGAGTACCGCCCAGTTGATTGCGATTTTTACTGGGAAATACACCAATTGGAAACAGCTTGGCGGACCCGACCTGCCGATTACTTTGATCAACCGGTCTCAGGGGAGCGGAACCCGGGTAACCTTTGAACAATATGGTCTTAAAGGCCATGAAAGTGCCACCGCCCAGGAGCAGGATTCTTCAGGAACTGTCCGCCAGATTGTCTCATCAACGCCGGGGGCTATCAGCTACGTCTCATTTGGCTACTTCAACAAGAGCATTCATCCATTAAGCGTTGATGGGATTAAGCCCACGGAACAAAACGTGATGGACAATAAGTGGAAAATCTGGTCCTATGAACACATTTACACCCGTGGGAAACCCACCGGATTGACTAAAAAATTCTTAACTTACTTGAAAAACGATCATATTCAAACGACCCTCTTTAACAAACTAGGTTACATCTCTGTGAAAGATATGCATTACCAGAGAACCTGGCAGGGCAAAATTACAAAAGGATCGGGGGAATAA
- the pstB gene encoding phosphate ABC transporter ATP-binding protein PstB, protein MQNTTELNNKPKRFIYDFNPEENDITMQTKDLEIYYGKTLAMHNADLKFRKNTITALIGPSGSGKSTLLRALNRMNDGVATVKGEILYQGVNINQPKIDVYEVRRRIGMVFQRPNPFAKSIYDNVTFALQRRGIHDKKTLDQVVETTLKQAAVWDQVKDSLNKSALSLSGGQAQRVCIARALAVQPDVLLLDEPASALDPVSTQQLEATLRELKKDYTIIIVTHNMQQAARLSDYTVFFNMGEAIEYNKTRKVFTRPKVQMTDDYVSGNFG, encoded by the coding sequence ATGCAAAACACAACTGAATTAAATAACAAACCCAAGCGGTTTATTTATGATTTTAATCCCGAAGAAAATGACATTACGATGCAGACCAAGGATTTGGAAATCTATTATGGCAAAACTTTAGCAATGCACAACGCGGATTTGAAGTTTAGAAAAAATACCATTACGGCCTTGATCGGGCCTTCAGGATCGGGTAAGTCAACCCTTTTACGGGCCCTTAATCGGATGAATGATGGCGTCGCCACTGTGAAAGGTGAGATTCTTTATCAAGGCGTCAACATTAATCAGCCCAAGATCGATGTTTATGAGGTCCGGCGCCGAATCGGGATGGTTTTTCAACGACCGAATCCATTCGCCAAATCAATCTATGACAACGTGACTTTCGCGCTCCAGCGACGAGGAATTCATGATAAGAAAACCTTGGATCAAGTGGTGGAAACCACTTTAAAACAAGCGGCTGTCTGGGATCAGGTCAAAGATAGTTTGAATAAAAGTGCCCTTTCCTTATCCGGTGGGCAGGCACAACGGGTTTGTATTGCCAGAGCCTTGGCGGTTCAACCGGATGTGTTACTGTTGGACGAACCGGCCAGTGCCTTGGACCCGGTTTCAACGCAACAACTGGAAGCGACTTTACGTGAACTTAAAAAGGATTATACAATTATCATTGTGACCCACAACATGCAGCAGGCAGCCCGTTTGAGTGACTACACGGTCTTCTTCAACATGGGTGAGGCCATTGAGTACAACAAAACCAGAAAGGTCTTCACGCGGCCGAAAGTACAGATGACAGACGACTATGTATCAGGAAACTTTGGTTAG
- the pstB gene encoding phosphate ABC transporter ATP-binding protein PstB, with amino-acid sequence MATPIISADNLDLFYDDFQALYGIHLDFLPNQISALIGPSGCGKSTFLRCLNRMNDMIDGVTITGTVQFHGENIYSPQTNLVELRKSIGMVFQQPNPFPFSVYDNITYGLRIAGLRDKQKLDEIVEKSLKQAAVWDEVKDNLYDNALSFSGGQQQRICIARVLATSPSVILMDEPTSALDPISSAKIENTLLELKKDYTIIIVTHNLQQASRISDKTAFFMEGRVVEYDDTTKMFVNPEEKQTEDYVSGRFG; translated from the coding sequence ATGGCAACACCAATTATTTCAGCAGACAATTTGGATTTATTCTATGATGATTTTCAGGCACTTTACGGAATTCATTTGGATTTCCTGCCTAACCAAATTTCTGCGCTGATCGGCCCATCAGGCTGTGGAAAGTCAACATTTCTGCGTTGCTTGAATCGCATGAATGATATGATCGATGGCGTGACAATTACCGGAACGGTTCAATTTCACGGAGAAAATATTTATTCTCCGCAAACAAATCTGGTAGAATTGAGAAAGTCGATTGGGATGGTCTTTCAACAGCCCAATCCGTTTCCATTTTCAGTCTATGATAATATCACCTATGGTTTGCGGATCGCGGGACTTCGTGACAAACAAAAATTAGATGAAATTGTTGAAAAAAGTTTGAAGCAGGCGGCTGTTTGGGATGAAGTCAAAGACAATCTGTACGATAACGCCCTGTCGTTTTCCGGCGGGCAGCAACAGCGAATTTGTATCGCCCGGGTGCTTGCCACTTCACCATCAGTTATTTTGATGGATGAGCCGACCAGTGCATTGGACCCGATTTCCAGTGCCAAGATTGAAAATACTTTGCTTGAGTTGAAAAAAGATTATACAATAATAATCGTTACTCACAACCTGCAACAGGCTTCCCGAATTTCTGATAAGACAGCGTTCTTTATGGAAGGCAGAGTGGTTGAATATGATGACACAACTAAGATGTTCGTGAATCCTGAGGAAAAACAAACGGAGGATTACGTTAGCGGACGATTCGGATAG
- the pstA gene encoding phosphate ABC transporter permease PstA codes for MNRTQKQSRFAIACLKAVAGFVVVILAFLIGYIFITGLPNISWHFLTSPAKAFNAGGGIGIQLFNSFYLLVLAMLISLPIALGAAIYLNEYAKDNWFTATIKTSIEILSSLPSVVVGLFGFLLFVVQFNYGFSIISGALTLTIFNLPLLTRNIEDSLSNVSDDQRQGGLGLGLSKYETIIHIVVPASLPGIISGIILCSGRVFGEAAALIYTAGQSAPALNFADWNPFNIDSPLSPLRPAETLAVHIWKINSEGIMPDLTQVSSGSAAVLVLAILIFNLSARWIGRKVFERMTSVK; via the coding sequence ATGAATCGAACACAAAAGCAAAGCCGATTTGCCATTGCCTGTTTAAAAGCCGTTGCTGGCTTTGTGGTGGTCATCTTAGCCTTTTTGATCGGCTATATTTTTATCACCGGACTGCCCAATATCAGTTGGCATTTCTTAACGTCCCCGGCCAAAGCGTTTAATGCCGGCGGCGGAATTGGCATTCAGCTATTTAACTCATTTTACCTCTTGGTGTTAGCAATGTTGATTTCTCTGCCAATTGCACTTGGCGCGGCGATTTACCTCAACGAATACGCCAAAGATAACTGGTTTACCGCTACGATCAAGACTTCAATTGAAATTTTGAGTTCCTTGCCTTCTGTGGTGGTTGGACTGTTTGGTTTCTTATTGTTTGTCGTTCAGTTCAACTATGGTTTCTCAATCATTTCAGGTGCGTTGACTTTAACGATTTTTAACTTACCACTGTTAACCAGAAATATTGAAGATTCACTTTCCAACGTTTCCGATGACCAGCGCCAAGGCGGTTTGGGCTTGGGACTTTCCAAATATGAGACGATTATTCACATTGTCGTTCCCGCTTCACTGCCTGGAATTATCAGTGGAATCATTCTTTGTTCGGGACGGGTTTTCGGTGAGGCGGCTGCCTTGATCTATACTGCCGGTCAAAGCGCCCCAGCGTTGAATTTTGCCGATTGGAACCCCTTTAACATTGATAGCCCATTGTCGCCGTTGCGGCCGGCTGAAACATTGGCCGTTCACATTTGGAAAATCAACTCAGAAGGAATCATGCCTGATTTGACACAGGTTTCCTCCGGTTCAGCGGCTGTCCTGGTCCTGGCAATTTTAATCTTTAATTTGTCGGCCAGATGGATTGGCCGGAAGGTATTTGAACGAATGACTTCAGTAAAGTAG